The Argentina anserina chromosome 5, drPotAnse1.1, whole genome shotgun sequence genome includes the window TGACCGAGAAAGTTgagcatatatacatatttcttgTTCATAAACTTGATAGgctattaatatatatagaatttgCTATAACATAATGATAATAACAAGGTTGAACAATAAGCCTGGGTTAGAATAATAATGAGGAACCATGTATTATTGGTCAAGAAAATGGAATGTTTTACAATAATATTGTGCATTAGATACTAAGAAGCGTAGAGAGCTCGATCCGTGATATCAGTGATGACGAATTTATGACGAGCACCGATTTTCACATCTACGTGTTTGTAGTTTCTCATTGTTCTCAGGCATGCCGGCAATTGAAACGTTCAAGTATTATTGTCATTCATTTTTTCTAAATAGGTTTTGGACAGCAAGAGTTGCAATACATATTGATATAGGACCTAAAATTACAAACAGATACTTTCATGGGGAACAGTCTAGTTTGATAGCGCCCGTTGACAGCATCGGCTGATATAGCTAAGGTttaaaaaatagtatatatgCATGGATCCCTATGATAGTTTATCACTTTATCATGTGTTTATGTTTATGTTAAGGgcttaattaaaatttatctAACGTGATATTCACTTACTCAAAGTCTCACCTCTAATTTATCTCGATGCTGCCATCTAGGCGAGTGCTTTGTAGAAAGTTATTAAATGGTTTTCACTCCctgagaaaagagaaaagaagccgattatcaatcaatccccaacacATCAATCGATCCACCGttggagaaattattatatatacccgacACATGTTCCACGTGGGCGTAACTTTtaatgttattaatttattttttattgtgattgtttcttattagttcttatatataaataattttttgtcattttcaccgcgtgcatgttTATTATACCATAACGTAATATGATTGGTTGATACACTATATGACAGTGTCACGTAGTGTATTgggtacacataataattactctCATCGCAGTATAGTACTAGATGTACGCTAAAGTTTTGTAGATCAATCAAAAGAGAAGCAATCATGATGGATCCTAATGAGAGTAGGACAATGCAGAAAATGACAGATAACTGTGAGGCTACATGTATATAAGcaattttcaatttcagcATAGAAGTAATAAAAGTGAGTTACCACCTAGGAGGCCTTTCAAGAGGAACCAATGCGTCCCCAATTCTTGGAGGGTGACAGAATAAGGCTttgttcttgaattttagtaTATATGTTTCTCACAAGAGTGACATCTAATTATTTAAGAGTCCAAATTCTTGTTTGTCGAGTAGGTTTAATATGCTTCGTATACACCGTCAACAAGAACAATACTGCTTTTCAATTGGTTATAAAAGCCGTTCTTGCTTGGGATTAGGGTCTTTCAGAGCGTTATTGAAAATCTTTAGTAGAAAGCAAAAGTGGGAGAGTAGGATAGGTACGGTTAAGCAAGTAATGGCTCCCGTCCGAGGTTTCGAGTGCACCAATCATGAAACTAGGAGTAATGGAATGAATGACCTCGAACTACATGGTCTTAAtcattcatccatggcttgctATTCGTATCCTTACATGCCCTCACTCGATGAGGAGGCCAGTGCCAATGACTCTTCCTTGATCAACCCCTACTCGGATCATGAAAGCCGGGACCATAAGAGGCTGAAAAGGACTGTTAGTATAGATGACTCAGTGTCTAGTATTACCAGTGTCAACAACAGCATGATCAGCCGCAGCATCAGTACTAATAGCTTGACCACCTTGCCAAGGCTTCATTTCCGGGATCATATATGGACTTACACGCAAAGATACCTTGCAGCCGAAGCTGTTGAGGAGGCAGCAGCGGCTATGATCAATGCCGAGCAAAATGGAGCTGAACAACAAGATGGAACTGCTGATGGGATGCGGCTTGTTCAGCTCCTCATTGCTTGTGCTGAAGCTGTTGCTTGCCGCGACAAGACACACGCATCTGCTTTACTATCTGAGCTTCGTTCCAATGCTTTGGTGTTTGGCTCTTCGTTCCAGCGCGTTGCGTCTTGCTTTGTGCAAGGCCTAGCTAGCAGGCTAGCCTTGGTTCAACCGCTTGGGGCAGTTGGTTTTGTTCCATCTAAATTGAATGCGAAAGATTATGCTCTAATGGACAGGAAAGAAGAGGCATTGCGCCTAGTTTATGAAATATGCCCACATATTCAATTTGGTCATTTTGTGGCCAACTCATTAATATTGGAAGCCTTTGAGGGAGAGAGTTTCGTTCATGTGGTAGACCTAGGGATGACCCTCGGTTTGCCACACGGTGACCAGTGGCGAGACCTGATCCAAAGCCTCGCAACTCGTTCAGGCCAGCCATCAGTGTCGCGTCTACGCATAACTGGTGTTGGCCTTTGCGCTGACAGATTGCAAATTATTGGAGAAGAGCTTGAGGTTTACGCTGACAGCTTGGGATTAATTCTGGAGTTTTCTTGTGTGGAAAGCAACTTAGAAAACCTAAAGCCTCAAGACATCAAACTTGTTGAAGGTGAAGTACTGGTTGTCAATAGCATTCTTCAGCTGCATTGTGTGGTGAAAGAGAGCAGGGGAGCTCTCAATTCGGTTCTGCAAATGATTCATGAGCTATCGCCAAAAGTCTTAGTTCTTGTAGAGCAGGACTCAAGCCACAATGGTCCCTTTTTTCTTGGGAGGTTCATGGAAGCACTGCATTACTACTCTGCTATATTTGACTCACTAGATGCAATGCTGCCCAAATACGACACTAGACGTGCCAAGATGGAGCAGTTCTACTTTGCTGAGGAGATCAAGAACATCATCAGCTGTGAGGGACCGGCACGCGTGGAGAGGCATGAGAGGGTTGATCAGTGGCGCAGGAGGATGAGCCGTGCCGGTTTTCAAGGTGCACCAATTAAGATGATGGCTCAGGCAAAGCAGTGGCTTGGGAAGAACAAGGTTTGTGAGGGTTACACTGTTGTGGAAGAAAAAGGTTGCTTGGTTCTTGGTTGGAAATCAAGGTCTATTGTTGCTGCTTCTTGCTGGAAATGCTAACTGAATTTAAACCTTCGCTTCCGGAATCTCCCAAGCAAACAGTtcaaatataaacaaaaaaaaaccaaaaacaatggGAAGATTTCCCAGCAACCTCACATTTCAGCATTTGTTCCAATAACACAATCCAGGATTCTTGGGGTGCAGACTGGGTGACACTATTTTCTGTGTCAAATGAGCTGCAAAGAATAAGTGAGTTTGAGATTCAATTTGAGCTGTTTGGGTGATTGCACAGTTGGAATAAAGAGGAAGCCTTGGCGGTGTGGTGTGGATTTAATAGGCTGATTTTTGCACATAGCTGAACTTAATTATTCTTGGTACAAAGGAGGATATATTGACTGGGTGAATGTGGGAACAAACTactgctctctctctcactggAACTACAAGGCTCATAGACTGACCTCAATTGTACATATTAACATTTATTGTAATGACCAAGATTGAGAATCACATGCAGCTCACTCCTTTCTACCATTTCTTTCTGAAGCCCtgcttcaataattatatgcTTTAGAGTTTAGACCAATCTCCACCTCCACGCATGCTTTGATTTCAATGTTAgtagagagaaaaaaatgcTTTGAAATCTATGTATCTCATCCCCTACCAAATTGATTAGACCTGTCCTAGTTCATAGTTCATACATCAGAGTCTGATTCAATAATATCATATGCCAGAAGTTATacacaataatatatatggtAGTACTGTCACATCCTGGGACTAGCTCCACCGTAACACGATATTATCCGTTTTGGGCATAGTCCTCACGGTTTCGTTTCTAGGAATTCACGAGCAACTTCCCAgtaggtcacccatcctagaaTTCCTCTATCccgagcaagcttaacttcggagttcacATCCCTTTTGAAGCCATTTAGCCCCCAAAGGACCTCGTATTAGATGGAGgttgacatgtatatataagGCACATCACCCTCTCTCCGTTGGCTGATGTGAGATATTACAGGTACACTAAGAAGAAGTGAACTATGTGGAAGAACAAGATGGTTGGCAATCTAGTTTTTGTTAAGTCTTACATTGATTGAAGTTGAATGGAGAGTACTTGACATGAAAGACAACATTGTTTGCAACTTTTCATTTGTTTGTAAATTGACAATAAGTTGCatactaaaaatatataagattGGACGTATGTAGTTTTAGtggttaaaaaatatttaatcacATAAATTGAATTATCTAattaactaattttttttaattaagacTAAATTATTCAACGTATAGAACTATATATGGAGTTAGATTTTAACTCACAATATTACAATCGCACCTCGCTCATGTAAACAGAAGTTCTAAAGAGTTTGACTTATGGTTCTCTTTAGTAAGCAATCTTCAATTAGTTTATGTATGTACCTTAAAACAATCACCTTGCTAGAGGAAGATTCTTAGAATCAGTTCCATCCCCACATCTTTTTCACTATTGGATTACACTTGCCATGCTACATAAAACAGAGTTTGATTCTGTAACGCCAGCCATAAGCCATCCAAAAATAACACCCAAAGTTTACAAAGAGGAAGTCCATTTTGTGGAAGAACAAACATTTTTCCTTTTGTCAAGATGCTAGGTCAAAATCAAAGTTATAACTGTGGTACTAGATCAATTAGACAACAAAAAAGTGATTATATTATGGATTTTTGACGCAATTAATCATGCAATGACTTATGAGAGTACGTAGATCTAATAGTTAAGAGCATTTATCTTATCttatataataaaatttgaTAGGGTGTTGCTATTATCACCCCACAATCTATTATGTTTACCCcataaattattgaattattgaaaTACCAAAATATCATGATATAAAATTACCCTAAAAGACAATGAGTtgttaaaaattacaatttctgtccttacatttttttttattttgcataAGATGCACTAAATTTAAAGATTAAATTAGATTAGATTTCCTTTTAGCCGTTATAACTCCTCTATTCATGATTTATTCATCTTCTACCATTctcataataataataataataatatcttCTACTAATATCACTAGTGCGTCTAATTAGCAAGTTTAACGTTAAATTCAACTTGTACATGTGTAATGTGTCacgtatattttttttattttgaggtCTGGTTTAGAGCTTTAAATCGTTTTGTTGTTCTATGAGTTAATTGAATGATTAACCAACAATGaatgtgtatttcaatttaACACAGTCAGGTAAGCTTCATTCGTTTGGTATAAAACACCAAGACCAAAGTCAATAACTCATGATCTTTTCTCAGTCGtgattattaaaataaatatggaATTTAAAAAAGTGGCAAATGTGTGAATAAAGTAAGTTTAAAGTTAAAATGTTTTATATAAGGTGAACAAGTATTATTAAAAATGAGTATTTTAGGTATTGAAATGAGACgaacaaaataaatatgaagaaaaaaaattaaggtgTAAAAAAGATACAGGGTGAATTAAGTAGACTGTGGTGGCAATAGCGGCACCGGATTGGATGTCTTCTCTAACTTCTCTGGCTCTAATTGTCGCATAAATTTTGGAATTACTGCATGGGTATATTCACCAGAAAAATGCCTTTTACAGACATATATGTTATTGTTTCTTcagttaaataaataaataataagcAGCAGACCAAATATAAGGAACAGTTTGGATAGAGAAAAGAGCGAGAGAGAATATGGAGAGTGTGGCAGTGTTTGGCGGAGCAAGTCCGAGTTTTTCCTCATCCCTTCAACGCTCAACCCAGACAACAAGTCCCACCTGCTTATCCTACGCCCAACCCAACTCTAACCTGCGTACCATTCACCAAAAGCTAGCAGCTTTCCCGACTCATCTTTTCTCCTATTTCCAATCCCGTCCTCATGCTAAAACTCCCGCCAAACCCCGCATCTTTCTCCCACACCTGGTTGCTTCCCTGGTTTGCTTCTACTCCTTTTTCATTgaattttggtttgatttaTGGGAGACCCAGTTGAAAGTTGTTGACATTTTCTGATGGGTTTGTGGTTTCAGGAACAGGTTGAGGAGACATACATAATGGTGAAGCCTGATGGTGTTCAACGTGGCCTTGTAAGCCCCTGTCTGTTTTGTTGTTGAGTAATTTATGAAATGTGTCTGGGGATTTAGAAAGACTAAAGCTTTGGGTATGATTGACACTAAATAGTGGAGTGAACTTTTGTAAGACTTGGATTTTGTTGATGTGATAATGTTTTGTATTAGTATTTTCACTTGTTTTTAGGTTTATGGATTGAATTGGTTTAGGTTGGAGAGATAATCTCAAGGTTTGAAAAGAAGGGATTTAAACTGACTGGCTTGAAGCTCTTCCAGTGCCCCAGAGATTTGGCAGAGGTTTGTCATTTCAGAATTTTAGTAATTCTATGTGTTTTACAGTATTTCATTCACATGACATGGTAAATAGTATTTTTGCATCTCAAAACCAACCAATGAGAAATAATTCAgttaaaaagagaaaattatgAATGTGTAATGGAGGAGCCTTATGAGATTCAATGTTTCATGTACTCTATGTTCTCTGTCTTAAAATCTGGACATATTTAGcttcataatttcatttaGTGTTCAGGAACTTGATATGATGCGACTTTCTGACTCGTTCTGTACCTTTTGTTGTTTCCAGGAGCATTATAGGGATCTCAAGTCAAAGTCATTCTTCCCTAAGTTGATAGAGTACATTGTATCTGGCCCAGTTGTGTGCATGGTATGattcaattttcaatttttgttttaagtattgtttttgtttttgtttttttgttttttgttttatggtaATCAAAGGTAGATTTAAGATACCACTTGTACACGAATACTGAAGGCATGGGAGGGTGTTGACGTTGTTGCATCAGCACGTAAGTTGATAGGGTCTACAGACCCTCTTCAAGCTGAACCAGGAACTATTAGAGGAGATCTTGCTGTTCAAACAGGAAGGTTTAGGCCCTTTATCCTCTGAGATTTTAGTCATTCAACATTTAATATTTGCGTAATGATGATTTGTTTCACTTGATGGCATTTGAGTTCTAATGCAACACTGTTATATAAAATACAATTCGCAGGAATGTGGTTCATGGGAGTGATAGCCCTGAAAATGGCAAGCGTGAAATAGGTAAGCAGGCCATTCAGACACCTTTGTTTTATACTGCCTTCTCATGAGATGAGAATAGTGAAGTTTCTCTCAGTATCCAAGTTTCAAACATTGTGGCCACTCATGTCTGAAATGCATCTTTATTCTATGCTTCTTTTTATATGGGGCTGGACACTAAAGTTCGGTAGATAAGTTTCACTCATGTGACTTGGCAAATCAGGACAACTATTATATATAAGTGGCATTGGGCACCAGTGAATTGCTATATTGAAGGTTCAGTTGTATATGAGATCAGGGTGCAGTAACTTCTAGTTCGCTACTAGGTCTGAAGTAATTTGGTGCAGTGACAAATAGATTCCATGTGGTTCTGAAGTTTTAGTTGTGGATTTTACTTGAGATACAGTGGAGCAGCATGTTTTGAATGCAAATAATATGCTCGAGGTTTTTTTTCACACAAGAAAATTACTTGCACTTTTCTAAGGATCAAGAAGATTACCTTCTATAATTTTTTGATGATCGTAGTGTAAATATATAGATGCATCtctttattaaatttaaactTCTCCTCAATAACTGTCCCATAATTCATGAATTGTTTGCACATTGCAGCTCTCTGGTTTAAAGAAGGTGAAGTATGCCAGTGGACATCATCTCAAGCACCATGGCTGAGAGAGTGATTTCTGAATGCTCAATTCTATCAACGGATACAATTTTGAAAATAGTTTCCAGAGCTGTTGTATCATCATGTCTTATAAATGTAACCTTAAACGGCTAAATAACCCCTCTTGAATTATCATATTAACCACAGCCTCTCAAGAAATGTTTGTTTTCTTGCATCGATTCTTGATTAATGAGAATGACTCCTTATATTTGAACAAGCTTCTCTTGTGGAATACTTCATTTATATAAACGACAGTGGTGAAGTGGTCACGTTGAAAATTACTTTTGACTCACCGTTCATTCAATGCTGTATAGAGCAAAAATAGCTCAAGAAACTAAACAagtgaattgaattgaaatggaTTACAACATATATTCCCGAGACAAGTGAAGTAGGAGTTGCCATATTTTCTCACATATAATGCATTCCCTCAGAACCGGGGACCTGTGGTTCTGATATTACAACAGAAATTGTCCAACAATCATAcacaattatcttgtttttgtttgcaATTGTTCCAATGAACAAAGAGATTGAGAgacgggattaatcccggtagGCACATATTCACAACCATATATAGACATCTTCATGTGATAAACCCAATCAGAGCATACGTATCTCAGTGGCAGGTAAAGAGCTGATGCATTCGTGTTCCGATTGTTGTTCCGTGTTGTTAACAGATTGAGAACCACTAGAACTTGGGGAAACGCCTGACACTATCGATAGTCATTGCCTCCCCTGATGACGAGCTGACAGCAGTGTGAGCTCTCTTAAATTTGGAGAAGAGGTAGAGAATCGAGACCTCTGCACTCCTTGGCTGTTTCAAGGTGCCTACAGAATCGCAATCGCTCGAAGTTATTGAACTTCTTTctgaagaacaatccatgtcTAATGTCATAACCTCCTCCTGTGGAGAGGCCGCAACCAAATCAGGAGAGCTTGAAGTCCCGGAGGAAGCACAGTTCACCTCTATGTTCATTGGCTCCAACTCAAGAGAACTTGAATTAGAGCACAGACTTAGATTACGTTTTGAACCCAATCTAAGCTTCATGAGCGTAGTCTCTGCATCACAAAAAAGAGAAGTAAACGACAATGATTCTCTCAATGACCTTGTACCTCCAAGTAACATTTATTCATTTTACGCTACAGATGCGCCTCTAACAATCCTCAAGGTACATAACTACACATATATCATCATGAACCACTGTAAACTACAACAGCTTTTAGGTATAAGGAAGCATTCTAGTCATATACACAGAACAACTAATAGCAATAAGTCCAAGCAAGCATTCAACCATTCAAGTACACAGAAGCGACCGAACCACTGCACATCAACAGATTTTAACAGCCGTCACCACGCAGGGGGTACAAGAATTCTAGTTACAATCAATTATCGCAGGTGTTTCATAGGAAATGCCCAATTGCCGATTGAGACAAATCATCAAACAGGTGGTGGGCAAAGCTAACAATCTTAAACGAAAGCGACTTAAAACGGTCAAACGTTCAAGACATCAAACAGACCCAGAAGAGAAAAGTGAAACCGTAGGAGTGAACAATGAGGAGAACATGAAGAGCAGGGTTGGATGTTTTACCGTAGATTGAGAGAGAATCGTCTTTGAAAATCTTGGAAGGCGGTCTTTCCAAGCTGTCTGCCGGAACAGACGACGCTCTTACTCTCCCAAACATAGCATCCCAATCTGAGGTTCTCTCTATCGCGGTCGCTGTGTTTCTATATAATCTGAGGAACAAGACACAGATCTGAACCACTCAATCCTCTATTTAAGTAAAAGATGAAAATAATGGCGCGAATCCAAGGCGGGAATCGTGCTCTGACCCGCTTCAGCCCAAACGCATGTATTGCTCTGCCGACGAAAGCTTGTTGCAATACTGTTTAGTGTTGTATACATTTCTCTTTTTGAAGAGCCTGTGGAATGTGCAACTCTTTATGTATGGATTTGGAAGGAACATTGATCTTTGGCCACAGAGGTCATGTTTTGATTCCATTTGCTCATATTATGGCGACTTTGCATCAAATGCACCAGTCGTGAAGGTCGTGAGTTCGATTTGAAGGACAAGTTGTTGCATAATGATGTTTAATACTGATTCACAAAATGATAACATCTCATATAATGCAAGACTTTTCTTGCCTCTTTTACATCACGAAATGACTGCGCGAAGCGATTGAAGAGCCTGTTGTTCTGAATGAATTTTCTAATCATTGTGAGTAGTTTCAACCAGGTAATAGAAAAATCTCAACACCATATTAGCCAGCAAGCAACCTCTTGTCACAACACAATCAGTTTCTCCAGAGTAACCACCTTAAGAAACCACCTCTACTATTTCTAgccttgattttttttccctgGTAGTTAGATTGTTCAAGAAAGAAGACATTAGCTCTGGGGTGTGCTGGTATTTAAACATCATACTGAAATTAAAGTTTTTTATGAACACAGACATACACAAACATCTCCACATTTTGTATGGCTAGGAATTTGGAAAGCTCACCTTTTAATCTTCCAGCACGGAACAAAGCTTCTTCTGCAATGGGTCTCCATTGTTCTGCACATGAGTAGTTGATTCCTAGTCCAACACTAAGCCCTCTCAGCAGATGCACTGTTCGAAGAACAGAAAACAACTCCTCTGGAAAAGCCTGTAAAATGAGATTCAGAGCAagggaaaaaaatgaaatacgACGTAGTCAATCACGACTCAGAAGGAGATTGGAAAATCAAATGATTAGTATTGGAATACAGAATAATTCCTAAACTAGttgatgatcgatcacatataCGTGAGATCACTTTGCAATTTATGCATACCTGAACAGCAATCTTTTTAATAGAAGATTCCTCAGAAAAATGCTGCAGCATTGTTACTCCAGGCGGTAATTTCGTGTCAAACATTGTTACTGCTAACTTTAACATTTCTTTATGTTCATCTTCACACTTGCTCAAGGTTTTTATGCCAAGCTCCCTGTAAAATGAAACAAAGTAGTAAGATATGCATACAACGGAAattttttgattttaattAGACATTGACAAGCTAACTGCCGGTTCATGATACATGTCACACCAACAACCACCAAAATTTGTTTACCTATAGCTCTCCAGCGCTCTTACAGGGTCACCATCAGCTATCGCAAGAACAAGATTTGCATAACCAAGTCTCAACCGATCTGGGAGATCTTTCACTTGGCCGTAGTCAAGCAAGGCAACCTAACTTGGAGGAATACCAATACTAAGGTggttgaatttcaaagaaaggACACTGAAACAGTTTGTTTAAGATGAGAACAGTAAACATGTCTCCGGCCAGATGAGTGTAGTTGGAACAAAGCCGCAACTGTATAAAGGAAAATAAACTGGTTGCCACTTACCTCTGAACCCTTACAGATTAGGATATTTCCTGGGTGGGGATCTGCATGGAAGAAACCATTCTTCAGAATCATTTGTCCATATGCTAGTGTCAAACTTTGGAGGATTTTCCTGCATTATTTAAGAATTTCGATGAAGCAAATTAATGTTCGATTTCTTATGAGAGAATAATAAAAAGAGAATTTGCTACAAGCTAGACTAGAGAACATTTTCTGGGAATCTCAACTATAACTAAGCAATATCAAACTTGAAAAGTTGAAGGCAGGGAAAGCCTAAGGTAATGAACTCAGGAAAGGTGACCTCACAACTTAAGACGGTGAAGTTCCAAATGTAGCAACATTTAGAAAATGTATGGGAGATATATGACAACCAAATAGATAGGTAAAAAGGAGAAACATACGGAAAAGTCTCAAATGTGATTTCTTTGGCTGATACAAAGAAATGAAACACTTTCCTCACAAAAATTAAATCTGTAGTTACATGGCTCCAAATTGTAAATTATAGGCCACAACAAAGAAACACGAACTTCCTGCAAACTCAATGCCACTTATAACAAACATGTAGATAAAAAGGAATGCATACTCTCTGTACAGACTAGAAGCTTACTGCTTTGCGCGGCTGCAACCTTACCACCAGGGTCCATACCCCTTTTCGCAATTTCATCACCAAGATTCAGGATTGGTATTCCATCAATATATTCCATAACTAAGACTCGCctaacaaacaaaacaacactTTGATCATTGAGAGCTCCATTGATAACGTACAGCACTTATCAAGTACTGACTAAATTAAAGTAGAGAAGTGAGGTGTTAGTGTTACACACCTGGTGACTAGGTTTCGTATCAGTCGAGGAACCACAACAGgactccttttgttattctcttttttttttttttgaagttttTCCATAGCGTTAGATTCCCTTGTGAAGTCAAATTCATATCCAATCTGCAATTGCCAATTTCCTAATAACAGTTAGTTATTTATATGCCAAGTTGCCAACAACTTTATTTCCGACAGTAACCAAATTTTCCATTATTTTGGTACATATAAGGAACAAGTATATCATGATTAAGCATGAATAAACTGAAGAAATAGTGATCACTCTAAAAGAAAACTCTTGGATGTTATATGGGGAAAGCCAGGATACCACCAAAAAACAGAAGGAAAACTGATAAAAACTAAATGAATACCTGCGTCTCCATTTCCTTGGTTACGGAGTATAGATCAAATTTGACATCTGTCTTTTGAATgtataaaacaaaagcttgcaAGTTATGGATATCTGTCATCATTATATCCTGAACTCCAAGATGTTGCACCTATTACGaacagaaattaaaattttacataACATACAGAAGCCACAGAATTTGCAATGTTTTCTCACCTTGACAACAATATCACTTTTATCACCTCTCCATCTTGCTCGGTGTACCTAGTTAGAGCATAAAGCACAAATCAGTTACAAGTGAATATGCTTACAGATGTACAATTCTCTCCCAGACATAACAAGTAAAGAGCTCTGAAGCATTCAGATGTGTTCTTAATTCTTCCTCAATGTTAATATTTTCTACAAATTGTTAGATCGTTAATGTTTGAGATACATTACACACTTATAGAAAACAACAAGTATCAATATTCTTTTCTTTAGTCATGCTTGAGTTCAGGTAGTCTCTCTGTTAGCCCCCAGAAACTAAACTAGGTAGCATACttactatcaaattcaagttTTTTGTTGCAATCTGTACAGTATCCCTTGATTATATCAGCAAGCTGGAACTTCCTACGATTAGAACAAGTACCTGTGAAATTGAAGCATAGCCAATAGGATCCACATCAAATCTCTCAAACACTTCACCAACACTTTGACCTA containing:
- the LOC126795081 gene encoding uncharacterized protein LOC126795081: MFGRVRASSVPADSLERPPSKIFKDDSLSIYETTLMKLRLGSKRNLSLCSNSSSLELEPMNIEVNCASSGTSSSPDLVAASPQEEVMTLDMDCSSERSSITSSDCDSVGTLKQPRSAEVSILYLFSKFKRAHTAVSSSSGEAMTIDSVRRFPKF
- the LOC126795355 gene encoding protein ACTIVITY OF BC1 COMPLEX KINASE 8, chloroplastic-like, with translation MDDGVPVRFWLGFAVRLCSTDTFKVAQIIGKPDLAPAAWVKRLVTSCDHAPATPLDAVQLMLESEVGQSVGEVFERFDVDPIGYASISQVHRARWRGDKSDIVVKVQHLGVQDIMMTDIHNLQAFVLYIQKTDVKFDLYSVTKEMETQIGYEFDFTRESNAMEKLQKKKKENNKRSPVVVPRLIRNLVTRRVLVMEYIDGIPILNLGDEIAKRGMDPGGKVAAAQSSKKILQSLTLAYGQMILKNGFFHADPHPGNILICKGSEVALLDYGQVKDLPDRLRLGYANLVLAIADGDPVRALESYRELGIKTLSKCEDEHKEMLKLAVTMFDTKLPPGVTMLQHFSEESSIKKIAVQAFPEELFSVLRTVHLLRGLSVGLGINYSCAEQWRPIAEEALFRAGRLKGELSKFLAIQNVEMFVYVCVHKKL
- the LOC126795069 gene encoding nucleoside diphosphate kinase 2, chloroplastic encodes the protein MESVAVFGGASPSFSSSLQRSTQTTSPTCLSYAQPNSNLRTIHQKLAAFPTHLFSYFQSRPHAKTPAKPRIFLPHLVASLEQVEETYIMVKPDGVQRGLVGEIISRFEKKGFKLTGLKLFQCPRDLAEEHYRDLKSKSFFPKLIEYIVSGPVVCMAWEGVDVVASARKLIGSTDPLQAEPGTIRGDLAVQTGRNVVHGSDSPENGKREIALWFKEGEVCQWTSSQAPWLRE
- the LOC126795354 gene encoding GRAS family protein RAD1-like, producing the protein MAPVRGFECTNHETRSNGMNDLELHGLNHSSMACYSYPYMPSLDEEASANDSSLINPYSDHESRDHKRLKRTVSIDDSVSSITSVNNSMISRSISTNSLTTLPRLHFRDHIWTYTQRYLAAEAVEEAAAAMINAEQNGAEQQDGTADGMRLVQLLIACAEAVACRDKTHASALLSELRSNALVFGSSFQRVASCFVQGLASRLALVQPLGAVGFVPSKLNAKDYALMDRKEEALRLVYEICPHIQFGHFVANSLILEAFEGESFVHVVDLGMTLGLPHGDQWRDLIQSLATRSGQPSVSRLRITGVGLCADRLQIIGEELEVYADSLGLILEFSCVESNLENLKPQDIKLVEGEVLVVNSILQLHCVVKESRGALNSVLQMIHELSPKVLVLVEQDSSHNGPFFLGRFMEALHYYSAIFDSLDAMLPKYDTRRAKMEQFYFAEEIKNIISCEGPARVERHERVDQWRRRMSRAGFQGAPIKMMAQAKQWLGKNKVCEGYTVVEEKGCLVLGWKSRSIVAASCWKC